ACTTCCGCAAGATCTGCCTCTTCGAGGCGTACGCCCCCACCGACAACGTGGCCGAGCTCACGGCGCGGGTGAACGACGAGGGCTGGGACACGACGTTCTCGGAGTGGCTCAAGGGGTCTCGGCTGAGCGAGCGCGACGCCCTGCTCGTGTTCTCCGTGGGCGGGGGGAACCGGGAGAAGAACGTATCGGTCAACCTGGTGCGGGCGCTCGAGCTGGCCGTGGAGCTCGGCGCCGCGGTGTTCGGGATAGTGGGCCGCGACGGCGGTTTCACCGCCGAGGCGGCCACCGCCTGCGTGGTCATCCCTCCGCTCAACCCCGACCGGATCACACCGCATACGGAGGGCCTGTGCGCCGTCGTCTGGCACCTGCTGGTGAGCCACCCGCTGTTGCAGGTCGAGGGCACGAAGTGGGAGTCGGTCCTCTGAACGCTGCCGGGCGTGCGGGCCGCCGAGGGCCGCAATAGCCGTGCTCCGGCCGGGGGTGTTCCTCGACCGGGACGGCGTCGTGAACCGGGCCATGGTGCACGCCGGCCTGCCGTTCCCGCCGTCGGCGGTGGCCGATCTCGAGATGCTTCCCGGCGTCGAGACGGCGTGCGCCGCCTTCCGGCGAGCCGACATCGCCGTCGTGGTGGTCACCAACCAACCCGACGTCGTCCGCGGCACCACCACGCGCCAGGCGGTCGACGAGATCAACTCGGCCCTTCGCTCGATGCTGCCCATCGACGACCTGATGGTGTGCTTCCACGACGACGACGACGGCTGCGAGTGCCGCAAGCCCGCTCCTGGTCTGCTCCTCCAGGCGGCCGAGCGGCTCTCCATCGACCTCGCCCGCAGCGTCATGGTCGGAGACCGCTGGGGCGACATCGAGGCGGGCCGCCGGGCGGGCTGCAGTACGGTGTGGATCGAGCAGGGGTACTCGGAGCGCCGTCCGGACCACCAGGACGTCACGATGCAGAGCCTGTACGACGCAGTGCCCTGGATACTCGCACGCTGCCTAGGAGGCGTATGACACGCATGAGCGACCTTCGGGTGAAGATCTTCGCCGACGGCGCCGATCGAGCCGGCATCGTCTCGCTCGCAGCGGATCCTCTGATCAAGGGTTTCACCACCAACCCGACCCTCATGCACGCGGCGGGCCTCCGGGACTACGAGGCATTCGCGCGCGACGTCCTCACCTGCGTGGGCGACCGTCCCATCTCGTTCGAGGTCTTCTCCGACGACTTCGACGACATGGAGCGCCAGGCCCTGAAGATCGCGGCGTGGGGGGACGGGGTCTACGTGAAGATCCCCGTCACCAACTGCTCGGCCGTCAGCGCGGCGCCGCTGATCCGCCGGCTGGCGGAGCTCGACGTGAAGCTGAACGTCACCGCCCTGATGACGCTCGACCAGGTCGAGGAGGTCGCAGCCTGCCTCGCCGGAGGACCCCCGAGCGTCATCTCGGTGTTCGCCGGCCGCATCGCCGACACCGGCCGCGACCCCGTACCGATCATGGCCGCCGCCCTCGACATCGTCCGCCGGTACCCCAAGATCGAGCTGCTGTGGGCCAGTCCACGCGAGATCCTGAACGTCGTGCAGGCCGACGAGATCGGCTGCGACATCATCACCGTGACCCACGACCTGCTCAAGAAGCTGCCGATGATCGGCTACGACCTCGCCCGCTTCTCCCTCGACACCGTGAAGATGTTCTTCACCGACGCCCAGGCGGCCGGCTTTTCCCTCTAGTCCGCTGCGCCCCCGGCGGGGCCCGGCGCTTCTTTTCCCGTTCGGCGACACTCCGTGTCGTGTTGCGGACGAAGAAAGGGCGCGTCCCCGCCGCGCCGGCGGCGGCACTAGGTCTGGTTCGGGTCCGGGGCGTGGCCCGCGCTCGCACCGGTGCCGACGACCGCTCCCGAGCGGCGGCGCCTGGTGACGACCGCCCACGAGGCCCACACGGTGAGGCCGGCGGGCGGGCCGAGGAGGCCGAGGCGGAAGTTCGTCGGCCGGTACCGGAACACGACGGTCGAGCGGCCGGCGGGAACGTCCACCCCTCGGAACAGCACGTCGGTCGGGTACACGGCCGCTCCTGCGCCGTTGACCTCCGCCTTCCACCCCGGGTAGTAGGTGTCGGTGAGCACGAGCAGGCCCGGGCACGGCGAGTCGACGTCGATGCGCACCTCCTGGGGCTCGTAGGCGCGGATGCGGGTGGCGGCGTCACCCCGGCAGTCCATGCGGCCGCCGGCCCGGCCTTCGACGACCGCCGTCTTACGCGGGTCCAATGTGCCGACCCGGACCGCGCCGCCCGGGAAACGACCGCCGGAGGACTTGAAACGGTTGATCGCGGCCTCCTCGTTCCTCACGCCCACCACGTCGTGGACCACCAGGGCCCGCGGCGCGACCGTCGTGTTGCGGTAGACGGTGGCGTTGCCGGCCGAGCCCAGGAGCTCGTACTGCGGCACGGGAGCCGGTGTCGGCCCGTCGGCACCGGTGAAGTGGAGGTCGGCCCATCCCGCCCAGTCGGTGTGGGCGTTCGCTCTGGGGCGGACCTCGAGAATGAGGCTTCGGACCGGTCCGTGCGTCCCGCGCAACGCGACCTGGCCCGATCGCCACTCGGGCCCCACTGGGTCCTGCCGGGGCACCATGGTGGCCCGAAAGAGCTCGGACACGACGTTGTCGTCCGTGCGGCCCGAGATCACGAACTCGACGCCGTCATCGGTAAGGTCGCCGAACGCCTCGGTCTGCATGGCGTAGGAGAAGGTGAACCCCGTGGCCTGCGCGGACTCGACCGGGAACTCGACCTGCTGCCCGCTGTGCTCGAACAGCACCGGCCGGGCGTCGCCGCCCAGGTCGAACACGGTCGGCCGCAGACCGGCGTCGGGCGGGCGGCTGGCGAAGATCCGCTCGACCAGTCCCGACCGCTCCGGCGCCGTCCCGCCACTCAGGAGGTAGCGGACGCCGAGCATGTCCCACATGGGATTGGCGGCCACTTCGGAGAGCTGCACCTCCTCACCCGGATTCCCGCCGTGGGGCCCGCCGACGTAGCGCGTGTAGGCGCTCGGCTGGACGAACGTGTTGATGTAGTCGAAGAACCGCTTGGGGAACAGGGCGTCGAGCGTCCGGACGTCGGAGATGCCCAACGCCCCGGGAATGTCGGGGAACAGGCGGGCGTCGAGACCGAAGGTCCGGTCCCAGGTGGCCAGCCCCTTGGACCGGATGAGCTCGACGGCCGGCGGCGGCGTGTAGGGATCGGCCCGCTCCGGATACATCCCACGGGGCGCCAGGGCCAGCAGCTCGACGACGATGACCCCGGCGAGGAGCACCGAGGCCCTGGGACCCTTGAGGAGCGCGACGATGGCGACGGCCAGGGTGAAGGCCACGATGGCGCCGGCGAAGGGAACGATCCGGTCGCTCCCGTGGACCAGATCGGGGCGGGCCAGCTTCGTGAGCCAGGCGGTGAGGGCGACCAGGACCACCGCACCGGCGGCGAGGACCCGTCGGTCGACGTCGCCGTCGGCCACCGCCTGGACACCCGCTCCGGCCAGCACGGCGATGCAGAAGGCGCCGACCGGAGGGGCGAACGCAGGAAAGCTGGCTCGCACGACGAGAGGCAGGCGGCCGACCTCGGCGATCACCGGGGCCCCGAAGATCTTGGCGATGACGGCCACCCCGAGCACGGCGAAGAACAACCCCCCTCGACGCCGCCACGTGGGACTGGCGATGGCGGCGACGGCAGCCACCGAGGCGGACGCCCCGACCCACTCGCGCAGCCCGACGAACGAGCCCCGGCCCCGTGCGAACGGGACCAGCCAGCCGAGCAGCCAGCTGGTCGGGTCGGCCTGCAGGCCCACCTTGGCCGCGTTGGAGTGGGTGTTGTGCGAGATCGAGACGTATTCGACGAAGAGGAGCAGCAACGGCAGCACGAAGGCCAACGCCAGCGCTCCGGCCGCCATGAGGCCGGCGAGGGACCTCCTCCGCTCCGGTGCCCCGACGATGCGGAACAGCGCGTAGAGCACGGTCGCCCCGACGACGAACAGCGTGGACTCGGGCATGCCGACGAGGAAGTTCCCGGCGAGGGCGGAGGCGAGACCCAGCACGGCCAGCGGGCGTCGCCTGGCGATCACCCGATCGACGCCGAGCAGCAATGCCGGGAGGTAGAGGTAGGACCGGAAGAACTGGTTGTTGGAGTAGAGGAAGAAGTAGCCGGACAGCGTGAAGGTGAGCGTTCCCGTCGCGCCGGCGACCGGACCGAGCCCCAGGATGCGCAGGAACGCATAGCCGCCGACGGCCCCCAGCAGCAGCGCGAGAAGGAAGCAGAGGTCCCAGAACAACGGTGTGGCGTGCAGGTGGACAGGCAGGAGCAGCGGATCGAAGGCGGCGCTCTGCATGTTGGCGGCCAGGGGCTTTCCCGTGGCCGAGTAGGGGTTCCAGAGCGGCCAGTGCCCGGAGCGGAATTCCCGGGCGACGATCTCGCCCCAGGGCTCGAACTGCCATGCCGACGCCCCCTGGTCGATGCGCACCGGATCGGGCGGCGCATCGACCTTCCTGCCGGCGGGCGGGATCGGCGGGTCGACCCCGTTGGCGTTGGCCGTCAGGTACGAGGTGCTGAACGTGCGCCCCAGAAAGGGGACCTCGAAGAACCCGACGAGGACTGCGGTGCAGACCAGGAGCAGGGCGACGATGTCGGCGCGACGGCTGCGGATCAATGCGCTCGGGCGGCGATCAGGTGCGGATCTCCTCGCGCCCGAGCACCCACGGGTTGTCGAGGAGGTAGTCCACCGTGTCCTCCACGGCGGCCCGGATGGAGTACCTCGGCTCCCACCCGGTCGTCCGGATCTTGCCGGTGGCCAGGTAGATGAAGGGGTTGTCGCCGACCCACCCCCGGTCGCCGCCGGTGTACTCGATCCTCGGCTCGAGCCCGGCGCGGGCGCAGATCCAGCCGGCCGACTCGACCACGCTGCAGTAGTCGTCGACGCCGAGGTTGAAGACCTCGCAGCGGTGGTCGGCGTCGAGGACCGACATGAGCGCAGCCACGCAGTCCGAGACGTGGAGGTAGCTCTTGCGCTGGCGACCGTCCCCGAGCACCTCCAGGCGGGTCGGGTCGGCACGGAGCTTGCGCAGGAAGTCGACGACGTGCCCGTGCGTGTAACGGGGGCCCATGATCGACACGAAGCGGAAGATCGTCGCCTTCAGGTCCGTGCCCTCTGCGTACGCCTGCACGAGCCCTTCGGCCGCCAGCTTGGACGCCCCGTACAGCGACGTCTGCAACGGGAAGGCGCAGCCCTCCGGGGTGGGGATCTCGGGGGCCTCCCCGTACACGGATCCGGTCGACGAGAAGACGATCCGCCCCACACCCGCCCTGCGCATGCCCTCGAGGACGGCGTGCGTGACGATGGTGTTCTGCTCCAGGTCGCGCCGCGGTGCGCTCCAGCCGAAGCGGACGTCGGCGTTGGCGGCGAGATGCACGACGGCGTCGCATCCGGCGAACCGCACGGGGAGCTCGTCGGCCTGGCGGTACAGGTCGATCTCGGCCAGCTCGAAGCCCGGCTGCTGGACGGCGTGCTCGAGGAAGCGCATCGATCCGGTGGAGAAGTCGTCGAGACCCAGCACCCGGTGCCCAGCCGCCAGCAGCGCGTCGGTGAGGTTCGACCCGATGAAGCCGCCAGCGCCGGTGACCGCGATCTTCATGCCAGACGCTACTTCCCCGGCTCCGGGCCGGGCGTGTTCACCAGGTCTCGTCCCTGCCCGCCCACTGTCGCCACACCTCGGCCGGCGACCGGTGCCGGCGGCGGGCGAGGAGCGGCCGGGTAGCCACCGTCGCCGGCAGCCGGGGGATCAGCGCCCGCCGCAGGCCCGGCGGACTGCAGGCACCGAGGGCCCGCCGGAGCTGGGCGGCGGCCACGGTGACAGGGGCGTTGCGGGCGAGGCACAGCAACCGGTTGCGCGCCGCCAACCCCCGGACCTGAGCGGCGAGCGGTCCCCCGCTGGTGACGCCGCCGACGTGGCGGACGACCCCGGACGGCTCGTAGAGCGCCCGGAAGCCGGCCAGCCGCGCCCGCCAGCACCAGTCGACGTCCTCGTAGTACGCGAAGAACGAACCGGCGAACGGCCCGACCCGAGCCAGCGTCGACGCGGTGGTGACCATGGCGCCGCCGCAGGCCCCGAATCGCTCGGCCGGATCGTCGAACCGGCCGTCGTCGGGGCTGAGGTACCCATGGTCTCCACCCCATCCCTCCGTGCTCAGGTACGACCCGGCGTTGTTGACGAGCCGGACCGTTCCCACCACGGGTGCCGGCCGGCCGTCGATCTCGACGGTCGACGGATCGTCCTCGGGGCCGAGGGGCACGTAGATGGGCGACCGTCCCGCCGTCCACCGCCACGGGCCGGCCCGCCCGTCCAGCTCGCCGTTCTCGAGGGCGTGCACACCCGGCCCGACGAGCCGCTCGAGGACGTCGACTCCGCCCACCGTGGCCGTGCGGAGTGCCCGGCCCAGTGGGCGGGCGTCGGTGCCGATGCGCCGCGGCTCGTCGTCGAAGCGGACCTCGGCGAACGGCAGGGCGAACACCAGCTTGGGGGCGACCACGGCGACGCTCGGGTCCACGAGGGCGTCCCGGGCCGACGCCAGCCAGCCGGGCTCGGCCATGGCGTCGTCGTTCAGCAGGGCGATGACGTCGCCGGTGGCGGCGGCGACACCGGCGTTGACGCCGGCAGGGAAGCCGGCGTTGACGGTCAGGCGCACGACCCGGGCGCCGGCGGCGCCCGCCGCCCCGGCGACCGCAGCGTCCCTCGACCCGTTGTCCACGACGACGACCTCGTCGCACTGGTCGGCCACCGACGCGAGGCACTCGGGCAGCCACCGGTGGAGGCGGTGGGACACCACGATCACCGACGTCGCCACCGCGGGATGGTATCGGCGCCACCGTGGAAAGCTTCGGCCATGACCGTCCCGAAGCCGAGGTCCCCGCGACGGGTCCTGCCCGTCCTCGCCGCCTGCGCGCTGGCCGCCGCCCTCCTGGCGCCGGCACCCACCGGCGCGGCGCCGTACCTCGGTTCGACCGGCGCCCTCCGGCTGGCGGCACCGGT
Above is a genomic segment from Acidimicrobiales bacterium containing:
- a CDS encoding SIS domain-containing protein, producing the protein MSTFTRTFLEETVSIVEKLDHDEIERVATGLAAVRERGGRLFILGVGGSAGHAGHAVNDFRKICLFEAYAPTDNVAELTARVNDEGWDTTFSEWLKGSRLSERDALLVFSVGGGNREKNVSVNLVRALELAVELGAAVFGIVGRDGGFTAEAATACVVIPPLNPDRITPHTEGLCAVVWHLLVSHPLLQVEGTKWESVL
- a CDS encoding HAD family hydrolase, whose protein sequence is MLRPGVFLDRDGVVNRAMVHAGLPFPPSAVADLEMLPGVETACAAFRRADIAVVVVTNQPDVVRGTTTRQAVDEINSALRSMLPIDDLMVCFHDDDDGCECRKPAPGLLLQAAERLSIDLARSVMVGDRWGDIEAGRRAGCSTVWIEQGYSERRPDHQDVTMQSLYDAVPWILARCLGGV
- a CDS encoding transaldolase; this encodes MTRMSDLRVKIFADGADRAGIVSLAADPLIKGFTTNPTLMHAAGLRDYEAFARDVLTCVGDRPISFEVFSDDFDDMERQALKIAAWGDGVYVKIPVTNCSAVSAAPLIRRLAELDVKLNVTALMTLDQVEEVAACLAGGPPSVISVFAGRIADTGRDPVPIMAAALDIVRRYPKIELLWASPREILNVVQADEIGCDIITVTHDLLKKLPMIGYDLARFSLDTVKMFFTDAQAAGFSL
- a CDS encoding YfhO family protein, producing the protein MIRSRRADIVALLLVCTAVLVGFFEVPFLGRTFSTSYLTANANGVDPPIPPAGRKVDAPPDPVRIDQGASAWQFEPWGEIVAREFRSGHWPLWNPYSATGKPLAANMQSAAFDPLLLPVHLHATPLFWDLCFLLALLLGAVGGYAFLRILGLGPVAGATGTLTFTLSGYFFLYSNNQFFRSYLYLPALLLGVDRVIARRRPLAVLGLASALAGNFLVGMPESTLFVVGATVLYALFRIVGAPERRRSLAGLMAAGALALAFVLPLLLLFVEYVSISHNTHSNAAKVGLQADPTSWLLGWLVPFARGRGSFVGLREWVGASASVAAVAAIASPTWRRRGGLFFAVLGVAVIAKIFGAPVIAEVGRLPLVVRASFPAFAPPVGAFCIAVLAGAGVQAVADGDVDRRVLAAGAVVLVALTAWLTKLARPDLVHGSDRIVPFAGAIVAFTLAVAIVALLKGPRASVLLAGVIVVELLALAPRGMYPERADPYTPPPAVELIRSKGLATWDRTFGLDARLFPDIPGALGISDVRTLDALFPKRFFDYINTFVQPSAYTRYVGGPHGGNPGEEVQLSEVAANPMWDMLGVRYLLSGGTAPERSGLVERIFASRPPDAGLRPTVFDLGGDARPVLFEHSGQQVEFPVESAQATGFTFSYAMQTEAFGDLTDDGVEFVISGRTDDNVVSELFRATMVPRQDPVGPEWRSGQVALRGTHGPVRSLILEVRPRANAHTDWAGWADLHFTGADGPTPAPVPQYELLGSAGNATVYRNTTVAPRALVVHDVVGVRNEEAAINRFKSSGGRFPGGAVRVGTLDPRKTAVVEGRAGGRMDCRGDAATRIRAYEPQEVRIDVDSPCPGLLVLTDTYYPGWKAEVNGAGAAVYPTDVLFRGVDVPAGRSTVVFRYRPTNFRLGLLGPPAGLTVWASWAVVTRRRRSGAVVGTGASAGHAPDPNQT
- a CDS encoding NAD-dependent epimerase/dehydratase family protein; protein product: MKIAVTGAGGFIGSNLTDALLAAGHRVLGLDDFSTGSMRFLEHAVQQPGFELAEIDLYRQADELPVRFAGCDAVVHLAANADVRFGWSAPRRDLEQNTIVTHAVLEGMRRAGVGRIVFSSTGSVYGEAPEIPTPEGCAFPLQTSLYGASKLAAEGLVQAYAEGTDLKATIFRFVSIMGPRYTHGHVVDFLRKLRADPTRLEVLGDGRQRKSYLHVSDCVAALMSVLDADHRCEVFNLGVDDYCSVVESAGWICARAGLEPRIEYTGGDRGWVGDNPFIYLATGKIRTTGWEPRYSIRAAVEDTVDYLLDNPWVLGREEIRT
- a CDS encoding glycosyltransferase yields the protein MATSVIVVSHRLHRWLPECLASVADQCDEVVVVDNGSRDAAVAGAAGAAGARVVRLTVNAGFPAGVNAGVAAATGDVIALLNDDAMAEPGWLASARDALVDPSVAVVAPKLVFALPFAEVRFDDEPRRIGTDARPLGRALRTATVGGVDVLERLVGPGVHALENGELDGRAGPWRWTAGRSPIYVPLGPEDDPSTVEIDGRPAPVVGTVRLVNNAGSYLSTEGWGGDHGYLSPDDGRFDDPAERFGACGGAMVTTASTLARVGPFAGSFFAYYEDVDWCWRARLAGFRALYEPSGVVRHVGGVTSGGPLAAQVRGLAARNRLLCLARNAPVTVAAAQLRRALGACSPPGLRRALIPRLPATVATRPLLARRRHRSPAEVWRQWAGRDETW